A single Candidatus Taylorbacteria bacterium DNA region contains:
- a CDS encoding MBL fold metallo-hydrolase produces the protein MNLKDKIRLGLAVFLIGVNALVWQAVYAREGNRTLTVAFLSIGQGDGIFIEAPNGNQMMIDGGPGKIVLSELGSVMPFFDHSIDLLLVTNPDKDHFGGFIDVLNRYKVTTVIEPGTHSDTGTYKEFEKDIQKENAERVIAKRGMDVELGGGVVFHIFFPDRDVLGLASNEGSIVGKLTYGKRSILFMGDSVQNVEKYIVQIDGTALDSDILKVGHHGSRTSTSLELLQASTPDIAVISSGKNNTYGHPHKETLDNLAKNKIKMLNTADEGRLIFTTDGIGEWVKN, from the coding sequence TGGGGCTTGCAGTTTTCTTAATCGGGGTAAATGCGCTGGTTTGGCAAGCTGTTTATGCCCGAGAAGGAAACCGCACCCTCACCGTCGCCTTTTTGAGTATCGGCCAGGGTGACGGCATTTTTATCGAAGCTCCGAACGGCAACCAGATGATGATTGACGGAGGACCGGGGAAAATTGTGCTAAGCGAGCTCGGCTCTGTCATGCCCTTTTTTGACCATTCCATCGATCTTCTTTTAGTCACCAATCCGGACAAGGACCATTTTGGAGGATTTATTGACGTCCTCAATCGATACAAAGTTACGACCGTCATTGAACCCGGCACACATTCAGACACAGGGACATACAAGGAATTTGAAAAGGATATTCAAAAGGAAAATGCAGAGAGAGTTATTGCGAAGAGAGGCATGGATGTTGAACTTGGTGGCGGCGTTGTGTTCCATATTTTCTTTCCTGACCGAGATGTGTTGGGACTTGCGAGCAATGAAGGCTCAATAGTGGGAAAACTTACCTATGGGAAAAGGTCGATTCTTTTCATGGGGGACTCTGTTCAAAATGTTGAAAAATATATTGTTCAAATAGACGGCACGGCACTCGATAGCGACATACTCAAAGTCGGACACCATGGTTCAAGAACTTCAACATCCCTCGAATTACTTCAGGCGTCTACTCCGGATATTGCTGTCATTTCTTCCGGAAAAAACAACACCTACGGTCATCCCCACAAAGAGACTTTGGATAATTTGGCGAAAAATAAAATAAAAATGTTGAACACAGCAGACGAGGGAAGACTAATTTTCACTACCGACGGGATAGGGGAGTGGGTAAAGAACTAA
- a CDS encoding bL28 family ribosomal protein: protein MSKICPVTKKTSRIGGGYSNRTRATQFNPTGMIRKYPNLQKKKIYIPELKKSITLTLSTRAIKTINKNGAYATLKKAGII, encoded by the coding sequence ATGTCAAAAATCTGCCCAGTAACAAAAAAAACATCGAGAATCGGAGGGGGGTATTCAAACCGCACTCGTGCGACGCAGTTTAACCCTACCGGCATGATTCGCAAATATCCCAATCTGCAAAAGAAGAAGATTTACATTCCTGAACTGAAGAAATCCATTACCTTGACTCTTTCCACTCGCGCAATCAAGACGATAAATAAAAATGGCGCGTACGCGACTTTGAAGAAGGCGGGAATAATTTAG